From a region of the Streptomyces tirandamycinicus genome:
- a CDS encoding MaoC family dehydratase, with amino-acid sequence MALTVHGMAEIAQLAGRDLGRSRWREVTQELVDAFADVSGDYQWIHTDTERAARGPYGRTIAHGYMILSWGVPLFSELLRVSGVGMALNYGTDRVRFPAPVPVGSRVRLHAEVSGIRQVSRGGIAMTRAFTFELEGSEKPACVAQSLTHFYPAT; translated from the coding sequence ATGGCACTGACCGTCCACGGTATGGCGGAGATCGCCCAGCTCGCCGGCCGCGACCTGGGACGCTCCCGATGGCGCGAGGTCACCCAGGAATTGGTGGACGCCTTCGCCGACGTCTCCGGCGACTACCAGTGGATCCACACGGACACCGAGCGTGCCGCCCGCGGTCCGTACGGCCGCACCATCGCCCACGGCTACATGATCCTGAGCTGGGGCGTTCCCCTCTTCTCCGAACTCCTCCGGGTCTCCGGGGTGGGGATGGCGCTCAACTACGGCACGGACCGGGTCCGCTTCCCGGCGCCGGTGCCCGTCGGCAGCCGGGTGCGCCTGCACGCCGAGGTCTCCGGCATACGGCAGGTCAGCCGGGGCGGCATCGCGATGACACGGGCCTTCACCTTCGAACTGGAGGGCTCGGAGAAGCCGGCGTGCGTCGCCCAGTCGCTCACCCACTTCTATCCCGCTACCTGA
- a CDS encoding ATP-binding cassette domain-containing protein, translated as MSTQVRTPIVELDAVSKRFGTHQALHEVSLTVASGSTVGVVGESGSGKSTLARIVAGLERPDSGMVLVGGKPLPRRGRRLREARRGIGFVFQDPYASLDPRFTVEQIVGEPLRAHGLWREGGRERVLELLDAVGMGGVSPDGYPGEFSGGQRQRLCVARALAARPDLVICDEPTSALDVSVQAQILNLLQDLQDSLQVSYLFITHDLNVVRRIADEVVVVRDGRVREHGSARRVIGEPRDPYTRALLDAMPGRALLDAGRSGGSAADGPVPAPSASPAERPVGKPAGTPTGRSAGTPTGTPTGRSAGTPTGTPTGQSAGTPTGTPTGQSAGTPTGRSAEKSTGTAAL; from the coding sequence ATGTCCACTCAGGTCCGTACCCCGATCGTCGAGTTGGACGCCGTCAGCAAACGCTTCGGCACCCATCAGGCACTGCACGAGGTCAGCCTCACCGTCGCGTCCGGCAGCACCGTCGGGGTGGTGGGCGAGTCCGGCAGCGGCAAGAGCACACTGGCCCGGATCGTCGCGGGGCTGGAACGGCCCGACAGCGGCATGGTGCTGGTCGGTGGGAAGCCGCTGCCCCGCCGCGGCCGGAGGCTGCGCGAGGCCCGCCGCGGGATCGGGTTCGTCTTCCAGGACCCCTACGCCTCACTGGACCCGCGCTTCACCGTCGAGCAGATCGTCGGCGAGCCGCTGCGCGCCCACGGCCTGTGGCGTGAGGGCGGCCGGGAGCGGGTCCTCGAGCTGCTGGACGCGGTGGGCATGGGGGGCGTCTCCCCGGACGGCTACCCGGGGGAGTTCTCCGGCGGTCAGCGGCAGCGGCTGTGTGTGGCCCGAGCGCTGGCGGCCCGCCCCGACCTGGTGATCTGCGACGAGCCGACCTCGGCGCTGGACGTGTCGGTGCAGGCCCAGATCCTCAACCTGCTCCAGGACCTGCAGGACTCGCTCCAGGTCAGCTATCTGTTCATCACCCACGACCTCAACGTGGTGCGGCGGATCGCGGACGAGGTCGTCGTCGTCCGGGACGGCCGGGTCAGGGAGCACGGATCGGCCCGCCGGGTCATCGGTGAACCGCGGGACCCGTACACCCGGGCGCTCCTCGACGCCATGCCGGGCCGGGCGCTGCTGGACGCGGGCCGGAGCGGCGGTTCGGCGGCGGACGGGCCCGTTCCGGCGCCCAGCGCCTCCCCGGCGGAGCGGCCGGTGGGGAAGCCCGCGGGGACGCCGACGGGGCGGTCCGCGGGCACGCCCACGGGGACGCCGACGGGGCGGTCCGCGGGCACGCCCACGGGGACGCCCACGGGGCAGTCCGCGGGCACGCCCACGGGGACGCCCACGGGGCAGTCCGCGGGCACGCCCACGGGGCGGTCCGCGGAGAAGTCGACGGGAACTGCCGCGCTCTGA
- a CDS encoding acetyl-CoA C-acetyltransferase: MSADPAPIVICEPLRTPIGRFGGALASQRPAALAAHVISQVVARSGVDPGRIDEVILGHAYPTSDAPAIGRVAALDAGLPESVTGTQVDRRCGSGLQAVLDAAMQIRSGFSEVVVAGGVEVMSAAPFYTHEGRRGITSPGLLLHDALARGRVTAGGVHHPVPGGMVETAENLRREFTISRADQDALALRSQQRAARAAAAGLFDDEIVPVTVTGRKGESVVAADEHPRPDTTAEQLAALRPVMLDSDPEATVTAGNASGQNDGAAACLVTDLATAERLGLTPVLRLVSFARAGVAPARMGLGPVPATRTALERAGLALSDMDLIELNEAFAAQVLACTRALDLSDADHERINVNGSGISLGHPLGATGARILAHLAGEMHRRQARYGLEAMCIGGGQGLAAVFERVAS; the protein is encoded by the coding sequence ATGTCCGCCGATCCCGCCCCCATCGTCATCTGCGAACCCCTGCGCACACCGATCGGCCGGTTCGGCGGGGCGCTGGCGTCCCAGCGGCCCGCCGCGCTGGCCGCGCATGTGATCTCGCAGGTCGTGGCCCGCAGCGGAGTCGACCCCGGGCGGATCGACGAGGTGATCCTCGGCCACGCCTACCCGACCTCCGACGCGCCCGCGATCGGGCGGGTCGCCGCCCTCGACGCCGGTCTGCCGGAGTCCGTCACGGGCACCCAGGTCGACCGCCGCTGCGGCTCCGGACTCCAGGCCGTGCTGGACGCGGCCATGCAGATCCGCAGTGGCTTCAGCGAGGTCGTGGTCGCCGGGGGCGTCGAGGTCATGAGCGCCGCCCCGTTCTACACCCACGAGGGGCGCCGGGGCATCACCTCGCCCGGACTGCTGCTGCACGACGCGCTGGCACGCGGGCGGGTCACCGCGGGCGGCGTCCACCACCCCGTGCCCGGCGGCATGGTGGAGACCGCCGAGAACCTGCGGCGCGAGTTCACCATCAGCAGGGCGGACCAGGACGCCCTCGCCCTGAGGTCCCAGCAGCGTGCCGCACGTGCCGCGGCGGCCGGGCTGTTCGACGACGAGATCGTTCCCGTCACCGTGACCGGCCGGAAGGGGGAGAGCGTCGTCGCCGCCGACGAGCATCCGCGCCCGGACACCACGGCGGAGCAACTCGCGGCGCTCCGACCCGTCATGCTGGACTCCGACCCGGAGGCCACGGTCACCGCCGGGAACGCCAGCGGCCAGAACGACGGGGCCGCCGCCTGCCTGGTGACCGACCTGGCGACGGCCGAGCGGCTCGGGCTGACCCCCGTGCTCCGGCTGGTGTCCTTCGCCCGCGCGGGCGTCGCCCCCGCGAGGATGGGCCTCGGCCCCGTGCCGGCCACCCGGACCGCGCTCGAACGGGCCGGCCTGGCGCTGTCCGACATGGATCTCATCGAGCTCAACGAGGCGTTCGCCGCCCAGGTGCTGGCCTGCACACGGGCGCTCGACCTGAGCGACGCCGACCACGAGCGGATCAACGTCAACGGCTCCGGGATCTCGCTCGGGCATCCCCTCGGCGCGACGGGTGCGCGCATCCTCGCCCATCTGGCAGGGGAGATGCACCGGCGACAGGCCCGCTACGGGCTGGAGGCCATGTGCATCGGCGGCGGTCAGGGACTGGCCGCGGTCTTCGAACGGGTGGCCTCCTGA
- a CDS encoding ABC transporter substrate-binding protein — protein sequence MKESLGRRTLLHGFGLGAAGLMLAACTDAKRPERAAAVTRTSTPGRTAPGPRTPGPVATGGRVVTGWSEEAQSYDPAVGYDLHAWEVSTSVLFTPLFQFDGQSGGPAPSAAACLPQVSEDGRVYTIHLRPGVRFHHGRAVTADDYIATWTRVLDPELASWAASYLFSIEGAVEVNAGKRKSVSGLRRIDDHTLEVRLLAPDITFAGVLCQPFTAALPMEEIRRLGKDFGRRPVGTGPFVITSYDRRRQRAVFRRNPHYLWKGTPFIERLEYRWGIAQAMQLRQLMSGELDVLGEGAPVALGPQINSQPDLRERYVVPIPLQGTSWIGLDTGHRHLRDRRVRQALNHATDTEVLGRLTYGSQEPSSLPFPKHLPDFPRTARPYRRDIDRARSLLAEAGATDLRLRFAHDGSAPWERLSQVVQQQWREAGVEVTIDPMSKSALDQAMAGGQCDIFPRHWYMINPNALDLAGNCFASDGSSNYGGYANKAVDALLAEARRSRTLTDCNRLLAQAEQLLSEDPPGVFFSSLNFLAARNPRVRNYHMRGETGSYYDRLWVSP from the coding sequence ATGAAGGAATCTCTCGGACGCCGCACACTGCTGCACGGCTTCGGGCTGGGAGCAGCGGGACTGATGCTCGCCGCATGCACGGACGCGAAGCGCCCGGAGCGGGCCGCGGCCGTCACTCGGACGTCCACCCCGGGCCGCACGGCCCCGGGGCCCCGCACTCCGGGGCCCGTCGCCACCGGCGGACGGGTCGTCACCGGCTGGAGCGAGGAGGCCCAGTCGTACGACCCGGCCGTCGGCTACGACCTGCACGCCTGGGAGGTGTCGACCAGCGTGCTGTTCACCCCGTTGTTCCAGTTCGACGGCCAGTCGGGAGGCCCGGCACCCAGCGCGGCGGCCTGCCTGCCGCAGGTCTCCGAGGACGGCCGCGTCTACACGATCCACCTCCGGCCGGGCGTGCGGTTCCACCACGGCCGCGCCGTGACGGCCGACGACTACATCGCCACCTGGACCCGGGTGCTGGACCCCGAGCTGGCCTCGTGGGCGGCCAGCTACCTCTTCTCCATCGAAGGCGCCGTCGAGGTCAACGCGGGGAAGCGCAAGTCCGTTTCCGGCCTCAGGCGCATCGACGACCACACCCTGGAGGTGCGGCTGCTCGCCCCGGACATCACGTTCGCCGGTGTGCTGTGCCAGCCCTTCACGGCCGCGCTGCCGATGGAGGAGATACGCAGGCTGGGCAAGGACTTCGGCCGCAGGCCGGTCGGCACCGGGCCTTTCGTGATCACTTCGTACGACCGCCGCCGCCAGCGCGCGGTGTTCCGGCGCAATCCCCACTACCTCTGGAAGGGCACGCCGTTCATCGAGCGGCTGGAGTACCGGTGGGGCATCGCGCAGGCGATGCAGCTGCGCCAGCTGATGAGCGGAGAGCTCGACGTCCTGGGGGAGGGCGCCCCCGTGGCCCTCGGCCCGCAGATCAACTCCCAACCGGATCTGCGCGAACGGTACGTGGTGCCCATCCCGCTGCAGGGCACGTCCTGGATCGGCCTCGACACCGGGCACCGGCACCTGCGCGACCGGCGCGTACGGCAGGCCCTGAACCACGCCACCGACACCGAGGTGCTGGGCAGGCTCACCTACGGCAGCCAGGAGCCCTCGTCGCTGCCCTTCCCCAAGCACCTGCCGGACTTCCCGCGGACCGCCCGCCCGTACCGCAGGGACATCGACAGGGCCAGGAGCCTGCTCGCCGAGGCCGGTGCCACCGACCTGCGGCTGCGGTTCGCCCACGACGGCTCCGCCCCGTGGGAGCGGCTCAGCCAGGTGGTGCAGCAGCAGTGGCGGGAGGCCGGGGTGGAGGTCACCATCGACCCGATGTCCAAGTCCGCCCTGGACCAGGCCATGGCCGGCGGGCAGTGCGACATCTTCCCCCGGCACTGGTACATGATCAACCCCAATGCCCTCGACCTGGCCGGCAACTGCTTCGCCTCGGACGGGTCGAGCAACTACGGCGGTTACGCCAACAAGGCCGTGGACGCCCTGCTGGCCGAGGCGCGCCGCAGCCGGACGCTGACCGACTGCAACAGGCTCCTGGCCCAGGCGGAGCAGCTGCTCTCCGAGGACCCCCCGGGTGTCTTCTTCTCCTCCCTCAACTTCCTCGCCGCCCGCAATCCGCGCGTCCGCAACTACCACATGCGGGGCGAGACGGGGTCCTACTACGACCGTCTGTGGGTGAGCCCATGA
- a CDS encoding ABC transporter permease, whose amino-acid sequence MTASLLPQRPAAASAQSSSAQSPTAQCPPARRLRRARAVVAAGLGVLAALVALALAAPLFGDPLNIDRDGISELGLPRGAGEHGYLLGTDVLGRDLLARTAYGLRTTLEFTVLANVCSVGLGTLVGLTAGFYRGVTEQVLMRTVDVFLSVPTVISGLALASVVGRSVGGIVVVVAALYWAWTARLVHGETLRLRGRPFVEAALVHGVRPRTVMARHILPNIRTLLLNIAALNGAAVVVIGSGLSYLGAGVVPPHPELGSLLNEGAQALEFAPRLLLVPLTLVVALVLSFVLVSEGVSRMVPESERRSWLNI is encoded by the coding sequence ATGACCGCTTCCCTCCTGCCGCAGCGTCCCGCGGCAGCCTCCGCCCAGAGTTCCTCCGCCCAGAGTCCCACCGCGCAGTGTCCCCCCGCCCGGCGCCTGAGGCGGGCCCGCGCGGTCGTCGCCGCGGGCCTGGGGGTCCTCGCGGCCCTCGTGGCCCTCGCCCTGGCGGCGCCGCTGTTCGGCGATCCGCTGAACATCGACCGGGACGGCATCAGCGAACTCGGCCTGCCGCGCGGCGCCGGGGAACACGGCTACCTCCTCGGGACCGACGTCCTGGGACGGGATCTGCTGGCCCGGACGGCCTACGGACTGCGCACCACGCTGGAGTTCACCGTGCTGGCGAACGTCTGCTCCGTCGGGCTCGGCACCTTGGTCGGCCTGACGGCGGGGTTCTACCGCGGGGTGACCGAGCAGGTCCTGATGCGGACCGTCGACGTCTTCCTGTCCGTCCCCACCGTCATCTCCGGACTGGCCCTGGCCAGCGTGGTCGGCCGCAGCGTCGGCGGCATCGTCGTCGTGGTCGCCGCCCTCTACTGGGCCTGGACGGCCCGCCTCGTACACGGCGAGACGCTGCGGCTGCGCGGCCGGCCGTTCGTCGAGGCGGCGCTGGTGCACGGCGTACGGCCGCGCACGGTCATGGCCCGCCACATCCTGCCCAACATCCGCACCCTGCTGCTCAACATCGCCGCCCTGAACGGCGCGGCCGTCGTGGTCATCGGCTCCGGCCTCTCCTACCTGGGGGCGGGCGTCGTACCCCCCCACCCCGAGCTCGGAAGCCTGCTCAACGAAGGCGCCCAGGCATTGGAGTTCGCCCCGCGCCTCCTTCTCGTCCCGCTCACCCTGGTCGTGGCCCTGGTGCTGTCCTTCGTCCTCGTCAGCGAGGGCGTGAGCCGCATGGTCCCGGAATCGGAGAGGCGCTCATGGCTGAACATCTGA
- a CDS encoding ABC transporter ATP-binding protein, with product MNQPAETGPAPLVDQPVAAGPARLDVNEPAGSGPARLGVNEPPGSGPTRLGVGVRVENLTVAYGERTALHGVSLEVPAGGVLALVGESGSGKSTLAHAASRLLPPGARVTGGSVHVGDVDMAALGGAELRRARGRRVAYLPQDALAALNPVMTAGRQIAEVFRIAEGLGRRDARARAVEMLGRVGIRDPERTAGRYPHELSGGMRQRVMIAIALAHRPQLLIADEPTTALDVTVQAEVLALVAELRREFGITVVWITHDLSVTAEIADTVAVLYGGRLVEHASAAELFADARHPYTRALVDTYRDAYAGAPHTRYVSIPGARSDRSGGPGCPFEPRCPQAADRCRTEAPPVRAAAGDPVPDGSPSHLLACWEAH from the coding sequence ATGAACCAGCCCGCAGAGACCGGCCCGGCCCCGCTCGTGGACCAGCCCGTGGCGGCCGGTCCGGCCCGGCTCGATGTGAACGAGCCCGCGGGGTCCGGCCCGGCCCGGCTCGGCGTGAACGAGCCCCCGGGGAGCGGCCCGACGCGGCTCGGAGTAGGGGTGCGGGTGGAGAACCTCACCGTCGCCTACGGCGAGCGGACCGCGCTGCACGGCGTCAGCCTCGAAGTCCCCGCGGGCGGCGTCCTCGCCCTGGTGGGCGAGTCCGGCTCGGGCAAGTCCACCCTGGCCCACGCCGCGTCCCGGCTGCTGCCGCCGGGCGCACGCGTCACCGGCGGCTCGGTCCACGTCGGCGACGTCGACATGGCCGCGCTCGGCGGCGCGGAGCTGCGCAGGGCGCGCGGCCGCCGGGTTGCCTATCTGCCGCAGGACGCGCTCGCCGCGCTGAACCCGGTGATGACGGCGGGCCGGCAGATCGCCGAGGTGTTCCGGATCGCCGAGGGCCTCGGCCGCCGGGACGCCCGGGCACGGGCCGTGGAGATGCTGGGCCGCGTCGGCATCCGCGACCCCGAGCGGACCGCCGGCCGCTACCCGCACGAGCTGTCCGGCGGGATGCGGCAGCGTGTGATGATCGCCATCGCCCTGGCGCACCGGCCGCAGTTGCTCATCGCGGACGAACCCACCACCGCGCTCGACGTGACGGTCCAGGCCGAGGTGCTGGCCCTGGTCGCCGAACTGCGGCGGGAGTTCGGCATCACGGTCGTCTGGATCACCCACGACCTGTCGGTCACCGCGGAGATCGCCGACACCGTGGCCGTGCTCTACGGCGGGAGGCTGGTGGAACACGCCTCCGCGGCGGAGCTGTTCGCCGACGCGCGCCACCCCTACACGCGCGCACTCGTCGACACCTACCGCGACGCCTACGCGGGCGCGCCCCACACCCGGTACGTCTCCATCCCCGGCGCCCGATCCGACCGTTCCGGGGGCCCCGGCTGCCCCTTCGAGCCGCGCTGTCCCCAGGCGGCCGACAGGTGCCGCACCGAGGCACCCCCGGTGCGCGCCGCCGCGGGCGACCCGGTGCCCGACGGCTCGCCGTCCCACCTTCTCGCCTGCTGGGAGGCCCACTGA
- a CDS encoding ABC transporter permease, with product MAEHLKTGHPESAPPPGEASEAVSPKAVPPATASPATVSPKSGRSGAAWWGTARQVGLRLLLGAVTIAVVVTATFALLYVVPGDPARGIAGPRATPELLERIREQLHLTAPLWEQYWEYVKGVFTGDLGESYQRGTSVATLIGDRLPSTLLLCAAALFVEILLGAALGTWEALRGRRLLPVLMTNIALLAVPAFALGYLFLLAFGYGLGIAPVSNGADAAHLVLPAIVLGLTGVPYYASVVRDGMAATLASPHVRTAVAKGLSRPAVLRRHVLRCTLSPVLTMAGMDVAIFVSNVVFVETIFGWPGIGRLQVTAFADQDRPVLMGTVVVAAVLVVLGNLLADTLRSVVDPRSRQELTT from the coding sequence ATGGCTGAACATCTGAAGACCGGACACCCCGAGTCCGCGCCGCCGCCCGGGGAGGCATCCGAGGCCGTGTCCCCCAAGGCCGTCCCCCCGGCCACCGCGTCCCCGGCGACGGTGTCCCCCAAGTCAGGGCGCTCCGGAGCGGCCTGGTGGGGGACGGCGCGCCAGGTGGGGCTGCGGCTGCTGCTCGGCGCGGTGACCATCGCGGTCGTCGTCACCGCCACCTTCGCCCTGCTGTACGTCGTGCCCGGCGACCCCGCCCGCGGTATCGCCGGCCCCCGCGCCACGCCCGAGCTGCTGGAGCGCATCCGGGAGCAGCTGCACCTGACCGCGCCCCTGTGGGAGCAGTACTGGGAGTACGTCAAGGGGGTGTTCACCGGTGACCTCGGCGAGTCCTACCAGCGGGGCACCTCCGTCGCCACGCTCATCGGCGACCGGCTCCCCTCGACCCTGCTGCTGTGCGCCGCCGCGCTGTTCGTGGAGATCCTGCTCGGCGCCGCCCTCGGTACCTGGGAGGCGCTGCGCGGACGGCGCCTGCTGCCCGTGCTGATGACCAACATCGCGCTGCTGGCGGTCCCCGCCTTCGCCCTGGGCTACCTGTTCCTGCTGGCCTTCGGGTACGGGCTCGGCATCGCCCCGGTGAGCAACGGGGCGGACGCCGCCCACCTGGTGCTGCCGGCGATCGTGCTGGGGCTGACGGGAGTGCCGTACTACGCGAGCGTGGTGCGCGACGGGATGGCCGCGACGCTGGCCTCCCCCCATGTGCGCACCGCCGTCGCCAAGGGGCTGTCGCGGCCCGCCGTGCTGCGCCGGCACGTGCTGCGCTGCACGCTGTCGCCGGTGCTCACCATGGCCGGCATGGACGTCGCGATCTTCGTGTCCAACGTCGTCTTCGTGGAGACCATCTTCGGCTGGCCCGGCATCGGGCGGCTGCAGGTCACGGCGTTCGCCGACCAGGACCGGCCGGTGCTGATGGGAACGGTGGTCGTCGCGGCGGTCCTCGTCGTCCTCGGCAATCTGCTCGCCGACACGCTGCGCTCGGTCGTCGACCCCCGATCCCGTCAGGAGCTGACGACATGA